One Microscilla marina ATCC 23134 DNA window includes the following coding sequences:
- a CDS encoding right-handed parallel beta-helix repeat-containing protein, whose translation MKKLFVWSLLLLTFAQLVACAPQEEIFTNNSVTLGFSDKAIVFDTLFTNTRSITQRLRVYNPDKNAIRINRIEIGGKANSPYSVSIKGEKGTVFTDVELLGKDSLLVLVEINVPANSQTGVVIAFDSLLFTTNQQQQQVKLIAWSENAHVLQNYTITGNETWDKTKPYIIQDSVTVAAGAILTIGDSTRVYGLDKNAFIRVKGNLIVKGDTGSIVTFTGIRREIEFEEQLGQWRGIVMEAGAGVDISYALIKNAYTGIAITGNDADTAPDLIVKNTTIKNMFEHGINANNADVLLENSLITNCIGNTLGVTNGGSYTLKHCTLANYEFEFIRETPSILFSNEAANPFTVELTNNILWGNKTNEVALIEPLGNIKLTARYNIVKTDLEVFEGNNNLLNQDPEFVKENIGDFNLTKDSPAKDAALPIGFMFDLIKTSRDAVPDIGALEFVEK comes from the coding sequence ATGAAAAAACTATTTGTATGGAGCTTGTTATTGCTCACCTTTGCTCAATTGGTTGCCTGTGCCCCACAGGAAGAGATCTTTACCAATAATTCTGTTACTTTAGGTTTTTCTGATAAAGCCATTGTGTTTGATACCCTCTTTACCAATACCCGTAGCATTACCCAACGTTTGCGGGTGTATAACCCTGACAAAAACGCCATACGTATCAATCGTATAGAAATAGGTGGCAAGGCCAACTCTCCTTACAGTGTGAGTATTAAAGGTGAAAAAGGCACTGTATTTACTGATGTAGAATTGTTGGGCAAAGATAGCTTGTTGGTATTGGTAGAAATAAATGTGCCTGCCAACAGTCAAACAGGAGTAGTCATCGCCTTTGACTCATTGCTGTTTACCACCAATCAACAGCAACAACAGGTAAAACTGATTGCCTGGAGCGAAAATGCCCATGTATTACAAAATTACACGATTACTGGCAACGAAACCTGGGACAAAACAAAACCTTACATCATTCAAGACTCGGTAACGGTAGCCGCCGGGGCTATTTTGACTATAGGAGACAGTACCCGTGTTTACGGGCTCGACAAAAATGCCTTCATTCGCGTAAAAGGCAACTTGATAGTCAAAGGGGATACTGGAAGTATTGTTACTTTTACTGGCATTAGGCGTGAGATAGAGTTTGAAGAACAATTGGGTCAGTGGCGGGGTATAGTCATGGAAGCAGGAGCTGGGGTCGATATAAGCTATGCACTCATAAAAAACGCCTATACAGGCATTGCCATAACTGGCAACGATGCCGACACAGCACCCGACTTGATAGTAAAAAACACCACTATTAAAAATATGTTTGAGCATGGTATCAATGCCAACAATGCTGATGTTTTGCTCGAAAACAGTCTGATCACCAATTGTATAGGCAACACGCTTGGGGTAACCAATGGAGGGAGCTATACATTAAAGCATTGTACACTTGCCAATTATGAGTTTGAGTTTATCAGAGAAACGCCCTCTATTTTATTTAGCAATGAAGCAGCCAACCCTTTTACGGTAGAGTTGACCAATAATATTTTATGGGGCAACAAAACCAATGAAGTAGCACTTATAGAACCTTTGGGTAATATTAAACTTACAGCACGCTACAACATTGTAAAGACTGACCTCGAAGTATTTGAAGGCAACAATAATTTATTAAACCAAGACCCTGAGTTTGTCAAAGAAAACATCGGAGACTTTAACCTCACCAAAGACTCGCCAGCCAAAGATGCTGCTTTGCCCATTGGTTTTATGTTTGACCTGATCAAAACCAGC